The following coding sequences are from one Cervus canadensis isolate Bull #8, Minnesota chromosome 4, ASM1932006v1, whole genome shotgun sequence window:
- the LOC122439432 gene encoding olfactory receptor 11L1 — protein MKSQNLSTVTEFQLLGFQNLLEWQTLLFIIFLFIYFLTVTGNIVIIVVVSQDQHLHSPMYTFLKHLSFLEIWYTSTIVPLLLATLVSQGQAISFHACIAQLYFFVFFGATECFLLAVMAYDRYLAICSPLHYSFLMSPEICTKLVAISWLTGVGTGFLPSLMISKLDFCGPNQINHFFCDLPPLMQLSCSSVYVTEMVIFILSVAVLCICFILTLVSYVFIVSSILRIPSASSRMKTFSTCGSHLAVVTIYYGTMISMYVHPSAHLSPDINKIVSVFYTVVTPLLNPVIYSLRNKDFKDALRKVMRRNCGIYGVRMKENLFIR, from the coding sequence ATGAAGTCCCAAAATTTGTCCACTGTTACTGAGTTTCAGCTGCTGGGATTCCAGAACCTTCTTGAGTGGCAGACCttgctttttatcattttcttgttCATCTACTTCCTCACAGTGACAGGGAATATTGTCATTATTGTTGTGGTGAGCCAGGACCAGCATCTGCACTCACCTATGTACACATTCCTCAAACATCTCTCCTTTCTGGAGATCTGGTATACATCCACCATTGTGCCCCTTCTCCTAGCCACTCTGGTCTCCCAGGGCCAAGCCATCTCCTTCCATGCCTGTATAGCACAGCTCTACTTCTTTGTGTTCTTCGGGGCTACTGAGTGCTTTCTTCTggctgtgatggcctatgaccgatATCTGGCAATCTGTAGTCCACTGCACTACTCTTTCCTGATGAGTCCTGAGATCTGCACCAAGTTGGTGGCTATCTCCTGGTTGACAGGAGTTGGCACAGGATTTCTGCCCTCTCTAATGATTTCCAAGTTGGACTTTTGTGGGCCCAACCAGATCaatcatttcttctgtgacctCCCGCCCCTCATGCAGCTCTCATGTTCCAGTGTTTATGTCACTGAGATGGTCATCTTTATCCTGTCAGTTGCTGTGCTGTGCATTTGCTTTATTCTTACGCTGGTGTCCTATGTTTTTATTGTGTCATCAATATTGAGAATTCCTTCAGCCTCTAGCCGAATGAAAACCTTTTCCACATGTGGTTCCCATTTAGCTGTTGTCACTATCTACTATGGGACCATGATCTCCATGTATGTTCACCCCAGTGCCCACCTGTCACCAGATATCAACAAGATTGTTTCTGTCTTCTATACTGTGGTCACCCCACTGTTGAACCCTGTCATCTACAGCTTGAGGAACAAAGACTTCAAAGATGCTCTTAGAAAAGTCATGAGAAGAAATTGTGGCATCTATGGGGTAAGAATGAAGGAAAATCTCTTTATCAgataa